CAGGCTCAGTGGCAGCATCAGCCGGTACTTCATTTGATGCCTTCATGGAATAAGACTGATTTAACAATTGAAAATGGTCAAACTAGGGTTAGAGTTTTTTCAAACCTTGATGAAGTCGAACTATTTATCAACCATAAAAGTTTAGGTAAAAAAGTCGTTAAAAACTATGAATGTGATTGGCTAGTTGAATATGAACCGGGAGAGCTTTTAGCCAGGGGATACGTGAAAGATAACGTTTTGCTAGATGATAAAAAAGAAACCAGTGGCAAAATAAGTAAAGTAGATACTAGTGTTTTGTATCATGGTAAAAAATGTACTTTATTTCAATTGAAAGCAATTGATAAACAAAATAACTTTGTTCCTGATGATAATCACTTGTTAAAAATTAAAGCGGAAAATGGACAGATCATCGGATTAGTCAACGGCAATCCTTCAGATATCAGTGAATATTCCTTAAGCAAAATTAAACTTTTTTCTGGTAAAGCAGTTGTAATTGTCAAACATGAAGAAAATGTTTTGCCGCAAGTTTATGTGGAATTTAACTAAGAAATGAAGGTAACTTTGATGACTAAAAGACAAATTTTAAAGGCAATAGGTATATTGAGTATGAACTTGCTGTTAATGTTGGGTACAGCTGTCACGTCAGCAATTGCAGCAATAGCAAGGTCATTTTCTACAGAACCCATTTCTAAAGTACAACTGTTAGGTTCAATACCGCAACTTGGTCAAATTATTTCTACAATATTTTTTGCATATTTAACTTTTAAAATGACCCGTAAAAATCTAGGTTTAATGGCGATTTTATTTGTAACAATTGGTGGCTTAATTCCGGCAATTTATAGTAGCAGTCTTAACTTGATTTTGGCCTGCATGGTCCTAGTTGGCTTTGGTACAGGGACTATTACTAATGTTGTACCAGTTTTATTGCAGGAGAATTTTACAGGAGAAGCACGTGCCACTACCATGGGGTGGGCTACCGGTGTTACGAATGTTGGCATGATGATCTTTACCGCATTGGGTGGCATTTTAGGTAACAGCAATTGGCGCAATCTGTTCTGGATTTATGGTTTAGGCTTGGTAGTTTTTGCTCTTGCATTGTTCTTAATTCCACAAGATCAAAAACTTGCCAGCACTAATCAGAATGAAAGTAATGATGCTAAAAAAATGGGCTTTTGGTCTTTATTAAAACATCTTAGTGGCTATGTTTATGTTTTGTATTTGGTTAATTTTATGCTTTCAATAGCAATGATGACTTTTTTATCCAATCAATCTATTGTTTTAGCAGGACAAAATAAGGGTACTGCTTATGTAGCAATGGTTACGGCGCTAGGTAATATTGGCGGTATCATCACTGCAGCATTTTTAACTTATATTAGAAAGCTTACTAGGGATGATACGATTGCCTGGGGTTTCATTGCATTCGCATTATCTTTCATCTGCATAATATTCTCATCTAACGTTATTTTGCATATTATCGGTAACGCCTTTTCAGGCATGGGAATCGTGTTAGTTAACGCAACTGCGCCATATGAAATGTCAATTTTAACTGATCAAAAACAATTTCCACTAGCAGTCTCTATTAACACCTTAATTGGTTCATTGGCAGGGATGTTTGTGCCAGTGTTACTGGCAGCTGTAAAAATAGCACCGGGCCGCGATTCTTTTTTAGCAGGAATAGCTGTTTCAGTAATTACAGCGTTAGTTTTATTACTGACTAGGTTCGGATCAAGAGTAAAAAAGAGGGCAGAAGATAATAATTGATTTATTGTAGGAGAGAAACAAAATGTTAAATTTTAAAATAAATTCAAATTCAAAAAAATCGTTTTCACATTATTGGGAAATGTGTGTTGGCAGTAGTCACGCTTATACTGCGTTAAGAGCAGATTACCAAGAACAATTAACCAAGGTACACCAAGATATGGGTATAAAATACGTCCGTTTTCACGGCTTATTTGACGATGAAATGAGTGTCTGCGTCGAAAACTTTGATTTTACAGGTAAGTCAGAAGGCATCACCTATAATTTCGTTAATATTGATAAAATTTATGATTTTTTAATCAGAATTGGGATGAAGCCATTTGTAGAATTAAGTTTTATGCCAAGCTGTTTAGCTTCTGAAAAAAATAAAATCTTTCCGTATGGTGGCAATAATTCGATGCCTAAATCTGATGAGTCATGGGAAAAGTTAATTGCCAAATTTATAGAGCATATCCTTGAGCGTTATGGTAAGGATGAGGTTGAATCATGGTACTTTGAAGTATGGAATGAGCCAAATTTATCCCGCTTTTTCTCAGGTACAAAAGAGGATTACTTCCACTTGTATGAAATAACAGTAAGAACGGCTAAGAAGATTGATGAAAAACTGCGCTTTGGCGGACCAGCCACATCTTACAATTCATGGATACCTGATATGATTGACTTTTGTCAGAAAAATAATTTGCCTCTGGACTTTGTTTCGACACATCATTATCCAACAGATGATCCTTTGTGGGAAAGTGGCATGGATATTGATGAATTTTTTAAAAAGACTAATGGCGTTCCACAAGATTATCCTCGAGGAATACTCAAAGTTATGACTTCTAAGACAAGAGATGAAGCCAAAAACTACCCACTATTTTACACAGAGTGGAGTGTTTCAGCGATGGTTGGCGATTCCGCTCATGATACTCCTTATGGAGCAGCGATGGTGGCTAAAACTTTAGCTGACAATGATGGACTAGTTGAAGGATATGATTATTGGGCATTTTCAGATATCTTTGAAGAAGAATCTCAAAAGCCGGGAGTATTTCATGGTGGTTTCGGCATGCAAACAGTTGATGGAATCGAAAAGCCGGTTTATAGGTTGTTTGAAATATTCCACAATCTCGGTAATCAAAGAATAAATGTTGAAGATAATAATAATGCTACTGCTGAAATCTTAGCTGTCCAAAAGGAAAATAACTTACAAATCGTGGCGTATAACCATAATGTACCAAAAGAACCAATTAAAACAGAACAATTGGAAATAGATCTAGATAAAACGATAAGTGGTATATGTGAAATAGAAAGAATTGATGAAGATCATGCTAATCCTAAGAAATTGTGGCAGAAAATGGGAGAACCAACTTATGTTAGTCAAGACCAAGTTAAAGATTTGCGTGTCGCTTCGCAGCTAAAACCTGAAAGTATAAAAATACAAAATGGCAAGATTAACCTAGAACTAATGCCACAATCATGCGCATTGATTACTATTCCTGATTATTTTGAATA
This genomic window from Lactobacillus panisapium contains:
- a CDS encoding GH39 family glycosyl hydrolase yields the protein MLNFKINSNSKKSFSHYWEMCVGSSHAYTALRADYQEQLTKVHQDMGIKYVRFHGLFDDEMSVCVENFDFTGKSEGITYNFVNIDKIYDFLIRIGMKPFVELSFMPSCLASEKNKIFPYGGNNSMPKSDESWEKLIAKFIEHILERYGKDEVESWYFEVWNEPNLSRFFSGTKEDYFHLYEITVRTAKKIDEKLRFGGPATSYNSWIPDMIDFCQKNNLPLDFVSTHHYPTDDPLWESGMDIDEFFKKTNGVPQDYPRGILKVMTSKTRDEAKNYPLFYTEWSVSAMVGDSAHDTPYGAAMVAKTLADNDGLVEGYDYWAFSDIFEEESQKPGVFHGGFGMQTVDGIEKPVYRLFEIFHNLGNQRINVEDNNNATAEILAVQKENNLQIVAYNHNVPKEPIKTEQLEIDLDKTISGICEIERIDEDHANPKKLWQKMGEPTYVSQDQVKDLRVASQLKPESIKIQNGKINLELMPQSCALITIPDYFE
- a CDS encoding MFS transporter, yielding MTKRQILKAIGILSMNLLLMLGTAVTSAIAAIARSFSTEPISKVQLLGSIPQLGQIISTIFFAYLTFKMTRKNLGLMAILFVTIGGLIPAIYSSSLNLILACMVLVGFGTGTITNVVPVLLQENFTGEARATTMGWATGVTNVGMMIFTALGGILGNSNWRNLFWIYGLGLVVFALALFLIPQDQKLASTNQNESNDAKKMGFWSLLKHLSGYVYVLYLVNFMLSIAMMTFLSNQSIVLAGQNKGTAYVAMVTALGNIGGIITAAFLTYIRKLTRDDTIAWGFIAFALSFICIIFSSNVILHIIGNAFSGMGIVLVNATAPYEMSILTDQKQFPLAVSINTLIGSLAGMFVPVLLAAVKIAPGRDSFLAGIAVSVITALVLLLTRFGSRVKKRAEDNN